In Poecilia reticulata strain Guanapo linkage group LG17, Guppy_female_1.0+MT, whole genome shotgun sequence, the following proteins share a genomic window:
- the LOC103479781 gene encoding excitatory amino acid transporter 1-like produces the protein MLPNSENMSEVELVEVARPEDNEKNERCSQPLDEVESIRDGFNIWIFLKRNAFLILTMAAVALGIGLGFALRYINMSEREITYLTFPGELLLRMLKMMVLPLVVSSIIAGISNVDRKDFGKIGLRIIIYYLVTTVVATFTGIFLAVFIKPGKSSRHASESSPAKTEDVHSLDAFLDLIRNMFPSNLVEACFRKYLTVNPSSNSSGNPIGATNISTNTPIAGTSDGINVVGLLVFSIAFGLILSSMGSEGKPLRDLFNCMNKAIMRLVSIVIWYSPVGIIFLLAGQVVKMTDAAEIGRDVGMYTLTVVTGLIIHGCVTLPLIYVIVTRKNPLRFYGGILQALSTAFGTSSSSATLPVTLRCMEENLKMDKQVTRFMLPVGATMNMDGSALYEAVAALFIAQVNDMDFNFGQIIVLSLVVTAASTGAPGIPQAGMVTMLIVLSSTGLPTEDISLLLMVDWILDRLRTATNVLGDCIGVGVVQHLSRHELQTSSPTETNLVLEENPPSKSISTKME, from the exons ATGCTTCCAAACTCTGAGAACATGTCGGAGGTAGAGTTGGTGGAGGTTGCTAGACCTGAAGATaatgagaaaaatgaaagatgttCTCAGCCTTTAGATGAAGTAGAATCAATTAGGGATGGATTTAATATTTGGATTTTCCTCAAGAGGAATGCCTTCCTCATTCTCACAATGGCTGCTGTTGCTCTCG GGATTGGACTGGGCTTTGCTCTGCGATACATTAACATGTCTGAGAGAGAAATAACATATTTAACTTTTCctggagagctgctgctgagaaTGCTGAAGATGATGGTGCTTCCTCTTGTCGTTTCAAGTATAATTGCAG GCATCTCAAATGTTGACAGAAAAGATTTTGGAAAAATTGGGCTTCGGATCATCATCTACTACTTGGTAACCACTGTTGTTGCTACGTTCACTGGCATTTTCCTGGCGGTTTTCATCAAGCCGGGAAAATCATCCAGGCACGCATCCGAGTCGTCTCCGGCTAAAACAGAGGATGTGCACAGTTTGGATGCTTTCCTTGATCTGATCAG aaACATGTTTCCCTCAAATCTGGTGGAAGCTTGTTTCAGAAAA TATTTAACAGTTAATCCCAGCAGTAATTCATCAGGAAATCCAATAGGAGCCACAAATATATCAACAAACA CACCAATAGCAGGAACCTCAGACGGCATCAATGTTGTGGGTCTGTTGGTGTTCTCCATCGCCTTTGGCCTCATCCTGAGCAGYATGGGGTCCGAGGGGAAACCTCTGAGGGATTTATTCAACTGCATGAATAAAGCCATTATGCGTCTTGTGAGCATAGTTATTTG GTATTCTCCRGTGGGAATCATCTTCCTGCTGGCTGGGCAGGTTGTTAAAATGACGGACGCAGCAGAAATAGGYCGTGATGTTGGCATGTACACTCTCACTGTGGTCACTGGGCTGATCATCCACGGCTGCGTCACGCTGCCGCTCATCTACGTTATCGTCACAAGGAAGAATCCCTTGAGGTTTTATGGAGGAATCCTCCAGGCTCTCAGCACGGCCTTTGGGACTTCATCCAG TTCGGCAACCTTGCCTGTTACTCTTCGTTGTATGGAGGAAAACCTGAAGATGGACAAACAGGTGACGCGCTTCATGCTGCCTGTAGGTGCCACTATGAACATGGACGGTTCTGCCCTCTATGAAGCAGTGGCAGCTTTATTCATAGCCCAGGTCAATGACATGGACTTCAACTTTGGACAAATTATTGTCCTCAG tttggttGTCACAGCAGCAAGCACGGGGGCACCTGGTATCCCACAGGCTGGCATGGTAACCATGCTGATTGTGTTGAGCTCGACAGGACTGCCCACTGAAGACATATCACTGCTCCTCATGGTCGACTGGATTTT GGATCGTTTAAGGACTGCCACCAATGTACTTGGTGACTGCATTGGTGTYGGAGTGGTGCAGCATCTCTCCAGACATGAACTACAGACATCCAGTCCTACAGAAACAAATCTGGTGTTGGAAGAAA
- the cplx4c gene encoding complexin-4c, whose translation MAFLMNQMLGSKLKSFADGGGEGGSKAGADGKETAESKGMSREEFEEYQKQLVEEKIQRDKDFATKKAERANLRVALRDKYRLPDSALDGAMIQMAGDDVDLPEELAKMVDEDEEEEETNDSFLHKLQNMDLDELKTKAQSRASELRQTAEEKCVLM comes from the exons atggCATTTCTCATGAATCAAATGCTGGGCAGTAAGTTGAAGAGTTTTGCTGATGGAGGTGGTGAAGGTGGCAGCAAAGCTGGAGCAGATGGAAAAGAAACAGCCGAGTCCAAAGGCATGTCCAGGGAGGAGTTTGAGGAATACCAGAAGCAGCTGGTGGAAGAAAA gaTTCAACGAGACAAAGACTTTGCAACAAAAAAGGCTGAGAGGGCAAACCTGAGAGTCGCACTCAGAGATAAATACCGACTACCGGAT AGCGCTCTCGACGGCGCCATGATTCAGATGGCCGGAGACGACGTTGACCTGCCGGAGGAACTGGCCAAAATGGtggatgaagatgaggaggaggaggagaccaACGATTCATTCCTCCACAAGCTGCAAAACATGGACCTGGACGAACTGAAAACCAAGGCCCAGAGCAGAGCGAGYGAGCTCCGGCAGACTGCGGAGGAGAAATGCGTCCTCATGTGA